The genomic stretch TGCAGGGCAACCGGTATTACGCCGCAAGACGCGCTTGATCCGGGCGCAGGTGATAGAAGTATTGCGGTAGTTATGTTCCAGGAGTCAGGTGGAGTGTACTGCCAGGACAACCGTTAACAAGCAATAGGTAGTATAAAAATAGCCCGGCCCGCAGCGGGCTATTTTTATGTCAAAATGGATAGAACATGATAGTGGCCGCTTTATTTTTACTCGGGTTGGCATTTGGCAGCTTTTTAAACGTCCTGGTTTGGCGGACAAAAAACGGTACGAGCGCTATCAAAGGCCGGTCAAAGTGCCCCCACTGCCATCATCAGTTGGCATGGTTTGATCTGATACCGGTTATCAGCTGGGTTTGGCTTAAGCGCCGCTGCCGGTATTGCCAAAAGCCTATTCACATTCAATACCCCGCCGTTGAACTGCTAACGGCCGGTCTGTTTGGTTTATCCTACCACGTCTGGCAGCACGAACTTATAACCGTCGAAGCAAAGCTCTATTTTGCTTCATGGTTGGTCGCATTGCTGCTAATGATTAGCTTGGCAGTTTATGACCTCAGGTGGATGATTTTGCCGGATAAGTTTACCTTTACACTGATTGGCGTCTCAAGCGCTGCCGTTTTAATCAATGGCTTTAACGAACCGGCACTAATTACCGAAGCGGCCGGCGGAGCGGCGGTTGCCTGGTTGTTTTTTGGCGCGCTTTATTATGGGTCGGGCGGTCGTTGGCTGGGTGGCGGTGATCTTAAATTTGCCCTTAGTATGGGTCTCTGGTTGGGGCTAGATCATATCGCCGTCGGGCTGGCGTTGAGCTTTTACTCGGCAAGTGCTGTAGTCATTCCTTTATTAGCTTTTAAGAAACTCAAACGGACCCAGCCAGTGCCCTTTGGGCCGTTTCTGATTCTTGGTACCATAATCGCCACGCTTTATGGCCAAGAACTTGTCGACTGGTATTTTGAGATTCTTGTCCCGAGTTTGGTTTAGGCTTATATAACACCGAATTAAAAGCGTAAGCGCTGTGTTATAATTACCCCTGAAATGTCTCGGGTAAAAAACCAAAAAGGCTTTACTCTGGTTGAGATAATGTTGTTTCTGGCCATTAGCGGCTTGGTGTTGGTTATTGGCTTTGCCGGTATTAGCGGCCGCAACGCCAATGTCCAGTTTACGGATTCAATCCGGTCGTTAGATTTTTTCATGCAAAAGCAATTTAACAACGTCTTAAACGGCGTTAACGTCTCCTCGGATGGCAGGAGTTCGGGGGGCGACCAAGTATTATTAGGCAAATATCTGGTTTTTACCGAAGGTAGCGGCGGCATCCAGGTTTTTGATCTTATCGGCGATCGATTAAGCGAACAGGAAATCCAAACGGTCATTGACAACTTGCCATCCGGCCAGGATCCGGATCGGGCAATTTTGTTTGCCTCTAGCCCCCAGGCGGTCACGGCCAGTCCTAATGAAACCTACACTTTGGATTGGGGCGTCAGATTCTTGAACGCTTCAAAAAACAACCCCAACAACACGGCAGCCGACGGTTTTGCCATCGTTAGAAGCCCCAAATCAGGCCGGATTTTTCTGGTTGGCCATGATAGCGATAATCTAAGTTTTAGCCGGTTGACAAACGGTAACCCAAGTGACGACGCCACCCTGTTTGATCCCAGCGCTAACGGCTATATGTCAAGCCAAGTCAGCTTGAACTTATGCTTCCATAACGACCAAAATCGACGAGCAGTAGTTATGTTTGGCGGCTCAAGCGCGGAAAATTCGTTCGATATCGGTTTTGATCCCGACCGGTTTGACAGTACTAATACCAGATGCGGATTTAACTGATGAAGACTAGTCAAAAGGGCGACACAATCGTGGAAGTGCTGCTGGCTACTGTCGTGTTGTCGGTTGTGCTGGCCGGGGCCTTTGCTTTGACCAATCGGGCCACGCGGGTCAACCAAGCGGCTAATGAGCGAACCATCGTCGCTAATCAAACCTCCGAACAGCTGGAGCTGGTTAAAGCTATCGGCGAGTCAGCTAACTCTGCTGCCTGGGGGGAGATCAGGCAAAATCATCTTTCTAGCGGCTCACCATCGCTTAACAGCTGCACGGCGTCCGGGCGGCCGTTTTATATCGACCCCGCGGACGCTAACCTCATGCCGGTTGGCATCAATTTCAGCCAATTTGACGGCAGTGAAGACGCTTATAGTGACGTCTTCAATGTTTGGCTGGAGGCCTATGACGTTGGTCCGGCTATTAATTTTTACGCTCGTGCCTGCTGGGAGGGCATCGGCTCCGAGGGCGAGCAGC from Candidatus Saccharimonadales bacterium encodes the following:
- a CDS encoding prepilin peptidase; translated protein: MIVAALFLLGLAFGSFLNVLVWRTKNGTSAIKGRSKCPHCHHQLAWFDLIPVISWVWLKRRCRYCQKPIHIQYPAVELLTAGLFGLSYHVWQHELITVEAKLYFASWLVALLLMISLAVYDLRWMILPDKFTFTLIGVSSAAVLINGFNEPALITEAAGGAAVAWLFFGALYYGSGGRWLGGGDLKFALSMGLWLGLDHIAVGLALSFYSASAVVIPLLAFKKLKRTQPVPFGPFLILGTIIATLYGQELVDWYFEILVPSLV
- a CDS encoding prepilin-type N-terminal cleavage/methylation domain-containing protein, which produces MSRVKNQKGFTLVEIMLFLAISGLVLVIGFAGISGRNANVQFTDSIRSLDFFMQKQFNNVLNGVNVSSDGRSSGGDQVLLGKYLVFTEGSGGIQVFDLIGDRLSEQEIQTVIDNLPSGQDPDRAILFASSPQAVTASPNETYTLDWGVRFLNASKNNPNNTAADGFAIVRSPKSGRIFLVGHDSDNLSFSRLTNGNPSDDATLFDPSANGYMSSQVSLNLCFHNDQNRRAVVMFGGSSAENSFDIGFDPDRFDSTNTRCGFN